One Manduca sexta isolate Smith_Timp_Sample1 chromosome 28, JHU_Msex_v1.0, whole genome shotgun sequence DNA window includes the following coding sequences:
- the LOC115447026 gene encoding uncharacterized protein LOC115447026, translated as MVKKLEWTLECENGDWKRYKIAEVTAWMHGTWSCNISADRTLCDLDVKIIANDSWSIKVNGRVIGPIQYNENDNVSVAEHEFCENERALVDCGKLKPANITFKVQDEPSIKYIRNNTVQAEMFMKMKSEHNGKYIECHHNYSGVESVVRIKLKLKTHIYDSMSQYDDHNTMCSTDSYATVDFKTSLDICNFDMDKSIYGPPGPTFPHELKGLQPSNVAFLFKNLTDDKEVHYEYSDKEMLNISWNINLVPNIFNEYTMYWKDTLLSSLPIMTTQASNNLMQVYDPITLGPADDGTVIRFVVTIGERTVDKYRIILRRLAPDTAKDDFWFYVITGVLGCIIIILIVNIIWILKKIKRRKSEPVIRRNVETCSNVYEEIAPFPPQWDKQSWRETINSVYEGAEAHYSEIKATAEQRYAK; from the exons ATGGTAAAAAAACTGGAATGGACTCTAGAATGTGAAAACGGTGACTGGAAAAGGTATAAG atcGCGGAGGTTACCGCGTGGATGCACGGTACGTGGTCGTGCAACATCTCCGCCGATAGAACCTTGTGTGACCTGGACGTAAAGATCATCGCCAACg ATTCTTGGAGTATAAAGGTCAATGGTCGAGTGATCGGCCCTATTCAATACAATGAAAATGATAATGTAAGTGTCGCGGAGCATGAGTTCTGCGAGAATGAACGGGCTCTCGTCGACTGCGGCAAATTAAAGCCAGCCAACATAACGTTTAAAGTACAAG atgAACCGAGTATTAAATATATCCGAAATAATACTGTTCAAGCGGAAATGTTCATGAAAATGAAGTCTGAACACAATGGCAAGTATATAGAATGTCACCACAACTACTCCGGCGTGGAATCGGTCGTGCGGATCAAACTGAAACTCAAAACACACATATATG ATAGCATGTCGCAGTATGATGACCATAATACAATGTGTTCCACCGACTCATATGCCACAGTTGACTTCAAAACCAGTTTAGATATTTGTAACTTTGATATGGACAAATCCATCTATGGACCACCTGGTCCTACGTTTCCTCATG aattgAAAGGTTTGCAACCATCCAACGTCGcgttcttatttaaaaatttgacTGATGACAAAGAAGTACATTATGAATATTCAGACAAGGAAATGTTAAATATCTCATGGAACATAAATCTTGTACCGAATATATTTAACGAATACACGATGTATTGGAAAG ACACCTTATTATCGTCATTACCCATAATGACCACTCAAGCGTCAAATAACCTAATGCAAGTATATGATCCGATCACGCTCGGACCCGCTGATGATGGTACAGTCATTAGGTTTGTGGTAACAATAGGCGAGAGAACTGTTGATAAGTATAGAATTATACTGCGACGGTTAGCGCCCGACACTGCCAAAGACGATTTCT ggTTCTACGTCATAACGGGAGTCCTCggttgtattataataatattaatagtgaatataatatggattttgaaaaaaataaagcgAAGAAAATCTGAG CCAGTAATACGCAGAAACGTCGAAACGTGTTCAAATGTTTACGAGGAGATCGCGCCGTTCCCGCCGCAGTGGGACAAGCAATCGTGGAGAGAGACAATTAACTCCGTATACGAGGGAGCCGAAGCTCACTACTCTGAAATTAAGGCTACAGCGGAGCAACGATATGCCAAATAA
- the LOC115447027 gene encoding choline kinase A2 isoform X3, which translates to MAKKLQMCGTEEEMREVAGRICRNYLHGAWKSVDPSDLEFRRISGGLSNFLYYVALPEDANKLAGYSVRDSSPDTDPETVATKLMKRSVIRSNSFSIEEPKKVLLRIYGQVHGERAMDAIVTESVIFTLLSERRLGPKLHGVFSGGRIEEYIPARPLLTKELSEPALSMKIAEKMAAIHSMDVPLSKEPNWLWKTMGKWLKTVKEERLTGHSTGKNDEEQRVIKQLKAVDFDKEIEWLKKFIATVDSPVVFCHNDMQEGNILLLEDVLPHLDEEVSTIYVQAYDVDTPRSSKENNHTKMAQYSGPLMTYEDANTSDSVSSHISDSGEPKLVLIDFEYCAYNYRGFDIANHFQEWGYDYTNPEHPFYFENQENCPTLEQKEIFIKEYLKHYNSNVCDDKDVGPSIDDVNHLLSEVEAFALASHLFWSLWSIVNASKSQIPFGYWEYALSRLDTYLRLKHEMIKKDKYGFPQKRKICEVDI; encoded by the exons ATGGCGAAG AAACTGCAAATGTGTGGCACCGAGGAGGAGATGAGGGAAGTGGCCGGCAGGATCTGCAGGAACTACCTTCATGGCGCCTGGAAGAGCGTCGACCCTTCGGACCTGGAGTTCAGAAGGATTAG tgGCGGGTTATCGAACTTCCTATACTACGTGGCGCTGCCCGAGGACGCCAACAAGCTGGCCGGGTACTCGGTGCGCGACAGCTCGCCCGACACCGACCCTGAGACAGTAGCTACCAAGCTCATGAAGAGGTCCGTCATCAGGTCCAATTCTTTCAGCATCGAGGAACCTAAAAAG GTACTGCTACGTATATACGGTCAGGTGCATGGCGAGCGCGCAATGGACGCCATAGTGACCGAGTCCGTGATATTCACGCTACTGTCCGAGAGGCGACTCGGGCCCAAACTGCACGGCGTGTTCTCCGGTGGAAGGATTGAGGAGTACATACCT GCCAGACCACTGCTTACCAAAGAGCTCTCTGAACCGGCATTGTCCATGAAGATAGCTGAGAAAATGGCTGCCATCCACTCGATGGACGTGCCGCTATCCAAAGAACCGAATTGGCTGTGGAAGACCATGGGCAAATGGCTGAAAACCGTCAAAGAGGAGAGGCTCACCGGCCACTCCACGGGCAAG AATGACGAAGAACAGCGCGTCATCAAGCAGCTGAAGGCTGTGGACTTCGACAAAGAAATAGAATGGCTCAAAAAGTTCATCGCCACTGTTGATTCTCCAGTAGTCTTCTGCCACAACGACATGCAAGAAG GCAACATCCTCCTCCTGGAAGACGTATTGCCCCACCTCGACGAAGAGGTCTCCACCATCTACGTGCAAGCGTACGACGTCGACACACCAAGGTCCAGCAAAGAGAACAATCATACGAAAATGGCCCAATATTCGGGACCTCTGATGACCTACGAAGACGCAAACACATCAGACAGCGTGTCCAGCCACATCTCAGACAGCGGGGAACCTAAACTAGTGCTCATAGACTTCGAATACTGCGCGTACAACTACAGAGGGTTCGATATTGCAAACCACTTCCAGGAGTGGGGATATGATTACACGAATCCGGAGCATCCGTTTTACTTTGAGAATCAGGAGAACTGTCCCACTTTGGAGCAGAAG GAAATCTTCATAAAGGAATACCTGAAGCACTACAACTCGAACGTGTGCGACGACAAGGACGTCGGGCCCTCCATCGACGACGTCAACCACCTGCTCTCGGAGGTGGAGGCGTTCGCGCTCGCCAGCCATCTCTTCTGGAGTCTGTGGTCCATCGTCAACGCGTCCAAGAGTCAGATACCTTTCGGATATTGG GAGTACGCCCTCTCAAGGCTCGACACATACTTAAGGCTCAAACACGAGATGATCAAAAAGGACAAATATGGCTTCCCACAGAAGAGGAAAATATGCGAAGTGGACATATGA
- the LOC115447027 gene encoding choline kinase A2 isoform X2, translated as MSNTIKNILTQARNSYRRFIEMNRNSYWKLQMCGTEEEMREVAGRICRNYLHGAWKSVDPSDLEFRRISGGLSNFLYYVALPEDANKLAGYSVRDSSPDTDPETVATKLMKRSVIRSNSFSIEEPKKVLLRIYGQVHGERAMDAIVTESVIFTLLSERRLGPKLHGVFSGGRIEEYIPARPLLTKELSEPALSMKIAEKMAAIHSMDVPLSKEPNWLWKTMGKWLKTVKEERLTGHSTGKNDEEQRVIKQLKAVDFDKEIEWLKKFIATVDSPVVFCHNDMQEGNILLLEDVLPHLDEEVSTIYVQAYDVDTPRSSKENNHTKMAQYSGPLMTYEDANTSDSVSSHISDSGEPKLVLIDFEYCAYNYRGFDIANHFQEWGYDYTNPEHPFYFENQENCPTLEQKEIFIKEYLKHYNSNVCDDKDVGPSIDDVNHLLSEVEAFALASHLFWSLWSIVNASKSQIPFGYWEYALSRLDTYLRLKHEMIKKDKYGFPQKRKICEVDI; from the exons atgtcTAATACtatcaaaaacatattaacGCAAGCTAGAAATAGCTACAGAAGGTTTATAGAGATGAATCGGAACAGTTATTgg AAACTGCAAATGTGTGGCACCGAGGAGGAGATGAGGGAAGTGGCCGGCAGGATCTGCAGGAACTACCTTCATGGCGCCTGGAAGAGCGTCGACCCTTCGGACCTGGAGTTCAGAAGGATTAG tgGCGGGTTATCGAACTTCCTATACTACGTGGCGCTGCCCGAGGACGCCAACAAGCTGGCCGGGTACTCGGTGCGCGACAGCTCGCCCGACACCGACCCTGAGACAGTAGCTACCAAGCTCATGAAGAGGTCCGTCATCAGGTCCAATTCTTTCAGCATCGAGGAACCTAAAAAG GTACTGCTACGTATATACGGTCAGGTGCATGGCGAGCGCGCAATGGACGCCATAGTGACCGAGTCCGTGATATTCACGCTACTGTCCGAGAGGCGACTCGGGCCCAAACTGCACGGCGTGTTCTCCGGTGGAAGGATTGAGGAGTACATACCT GCCAGACCACTGCTTACCAAAGAGCTCTCTGAACCGGCATTGTCCATGAAGATAGCTGAGAAAATGGCTGCCATCCACTCGATGGACGTGCCGCTATCCAAAGAACCGAATTGGCTGTGGAAGACCATGGGCAAATGGCTGAAAACCGTCAAAGAGGAGAGGCTCACCGGCCACTCCACGGGCAAG AATGACGAAGAACAGCGCGTCATCAAGCAGCTGAAGGCTGTGGACTTCGACAAAGAAATAGAATGGCTCAAAAAGTTCATCGCCACTGTTGATTCTCCAGTAGTCTTCTGCCACAACGACATGCAAGAAG GCAACATCCTCCTCCTGGAAGACGTATTGCCCCACCTCGACGAAGAGGTCTCCACCATCTACGTGCAAGCGTACGACGTCGACACACCAAGGTCCAGCAAAGAGAACAATCATACGAAAATGGCCCAATATTCGGGACCTCTGATGACCTACGAAGACGCAAACACATCAGACAGCGTGTCCAGCCACATCTCAGACAGCGGGGAACCTAAACTAGTGCTCATAGACTTCGAATACTGCGCGTACAACTACAGAGGGTTCGATATTGCAAACCACTTCCAGGAGTGGGGATATGATTACACGAATCCGGAGCATCCGTTTTACTTTGAGAATCAGGAGAACTGTCCCACTTTGGAGCAGAAG GAAATCTTCATAAAGGAATACCTGAAGCACTACAACTCGAACGTGTGCGACGACAAGGACGTCGGGCCCTCCATCGACGACGTCAACCACCTGCTCTCGGAGGTGGAGGCGTTCGCGCTCGCCAGCCATCTCTTCTGGAGTCTGTGGTCCATCGTCAACGCGTCCAAGAGTCAGATACCTTTCGGATATTGG GAGTACGCCCTCTCAAGGCTCGACACATACTTAAGGCTCAAACACGAGATGATCAAAAAGGACAAATATGGCTTCCCACAGAAGAGGAAAATATGCGAAGTGGACATATGA
- the LOC115447027 gene encoding choline kinase A2 isoform X1: MKKGRGGAKKLGIKVIDEGSSSSSGRISQEHARPRIKTATERSILSPHNSTSSVSTSISNSSLSSSISRFRNDFEELKCKMRIFGESLSLCRCIADDFKNKLTYMEKRLENLERRQTLWRSESNYSAIIQKNKRLSHKTLQEAKKLQMCGTEEEMREVAGRICRNYLHGAWKSVDPSDLEFRRISGGLSNFLYYVALPEDANKLAGYSVRDSSPDTDPETVATKLMKRSVIRSNSFSIEEPKKVLLRIYGQVHGERAMDAIVTESVIFTLLSERRLGPKLHGVFSGGRIEEYIPARPLLTKELSEPALSMKIAEKMAAIHSMDVPLSKEPNWLWKTMGKWLKTVKEERLTGHSTGKNDEEQRVIKQLKAVDFDKEIEWLKKFIATVDSPVVFCHNDMQEGNILLLEDVLPHLDEEVSTIYVQAYDVDTPRSSKENNHTKMAQYSGPLMTYEDANTSDSVSSHISDSGEPKLVLIDFEYCAYNYRGFDIANHFQEWGYDYTNPEHPFYFENQENCPTLEQKEIFIKEYLKHYNSNVCDDKDVGPSIDDVNHLLSEVEAFALASHLFWSLWSIVNASKSQIPFGYWEYALSRLDTYLRLKHEMIKKDKYGFPQKRKICEVDI; the protein is encoded by the exons ATGAAAAAGGGAAGAGGTGGGGCTAAAAAACTTGGCATTAAGGTCATCGACGAGGGTTCTTCGAGCAGTTCTGGACGCATCAGCCAAGAACATGCACGGCCCAGGATTAAAACCGCTACAGAAAGATCCATTCTGTCCCCCCATAATTCTACATCAAGTGTTTCAACATCTATATCAAATTCCTCGCTTTCGTCTTCTATTTCGAG GTTTCGCAACGATTTCGAAGAGCTTAAATGTAAAATGCGGATATTCGGCGAGTCGCTAAGCCTTTGCCGATGCATCGCGGACGATTTCAAGAACAAGCTCACTTACATGGAAAAGAGATTGGAGAACTTGGAAAGAAGGCAGACGTTATGGCGG AGCGAGAGTAACTACTCGGCAATAATCCAGAAGAATAAGAGACTGTCCCACAAAACCCTGCAGGAGGCAAAG AAACTGCAAATGTGTGGCACCGAGGAGGAGATGAGGGAAGTGGCCGGCAGGATCTGCAGGAACTACCTTCATGGCGCCTGGAAGAGCGTCGACCCTTCGGACCTGGAGTTCAGAAGGATTAG tgGCGGGTTATCGAACTTCCTATACTACGTGGCGCTGCCCGAGGACGCCAACAAGCTGGCCGGGTACTCGGTGCGCGACAGCTCGCCCGACACCGACCCTGAGACAGTAGCTACCAAGCTCATGAAGAGGTCCGTCATCAGGTCCAATTCTTTCAGCATCGAGGAACCTAAAAAG GTACTGCTACGTATATACGGTCAGGTGCATGGCGAGCGCGCAATGGACGCCATAGTGACCGAGTCCGTGATATTCACGCTACTGTCCGAGAGGCGACTCGGGCCCAAACTGCACGGCGTGTTCTCCGGTGGAAGGATTGAGGAGTACATACCT GCCAGACCACTGCTTACCAAAGAGCTCTCTGAACCGGCATTGTCCATGAAGATAGCTGAGAAAATGGCTGCCATCCACTCGATGGACGTGCCGCTATCCAAAGAACCGAATTGGCTGTGGAAGACCATGGGCAAATGGCTGAAAACCGTCAAAGAGGAGAGGCTCACCGGCCACTCCACGGGCAAG AATGACGAAGAACAGCGCGTCATCAAGCAGCTGAAGGCTGTGGACTTCGACAAAGAAATAGAATGGCTCAAAAAGTTCATCGCCACTGTTGATTCTCCAGTAGTCTTCTGCCACAACGACATGCAAGAAG GCAACATCCTCCTCCTGGAAGACGTATTGCCCCACCTCGACGAAGAGGTCTCCACCATCTACGTGCAAGCGTACGACGTCGACACACCAAGGTCCAGCAAAGAGAACAATCATACGAAAATGGCCCAATATTCGGGACCTCTGATGACCTACGAAGACGCAAACACATCAGACAGCGTGTCCAGCCACATCTCAGACAGCGGGGAACCTAAACTAGTGCTCATAGACTTCGAATACTGCGCGTACAACTACAGAGGGTTCGATATTGCAAACCACTTCCAGGAGTGGGGATATGATTACACGAATCCGGAGCATCCGTTTTACTTTGAGAATCAGGAGAACTGTCCCACTTTGGAGCAGAAG GAAATCTTCATAAAGGAATACCTGAAGCACTACAACTCGAACGTGTGCGACGACAAGGACGTCGGGCCCTCCATCGACGACGTCAACCACCTGCTCTCGGAGGTGGAGGCGTTCGCGCTCGCCAGCCATCTCTTCTGGAGTCTGTGGTCCATCGTCAACGCGTCCAAGAGTCAGATACCTTTCGGATATTGG GAGTACGCCCTCTCAAGGCTCGACACATACTTAAGGCTCAAACACGAGATGATCAAAAAGGACAAATATGGCTTCCCACAGAAGAGGAAAATATGCGAAGTGGACATATGA